The following proteins come from a genomic window of Miscanthus floridulus cultivar M001 chromosome 2, ASM1932011v1, whole genome shotgun sequence:
- the LOC136538967 gene encoding protein ALP1-like produces MDKRTKIVTFVAVAYMLLLMMALIIQTRKCKRDARRICITYGPMEERDRIRLEYPNNKIWKDDTTCLNMLRLNRDKYFWFCKLFRDHGLLKDTIHLCVEQQVGMFLNTVGHNLRNRFVGTNFDRSGETVSRYFNKVLRAIGELRGELIRPPSMDIPRKIAGSSRWDPYFKDCIGAIDGTHVRASVPKDIEHAFHGRKSFATQNVMAVVDFDLRFTYVLAGWEGTAHDALVLRDGLEHENGLRVPQGKFYLVDAGYGAKPRFLPPFRGVQYHLNEWGTNPVQNEKELFNLRHSSLRVIVERAFGALKRRFKILDDATPFFPFPTQVDIVCACCIIHNWVIQDGNDDYNHASTHIGQANEHAAMVNFRQQLADQM; encoded by the exons ATGGATAAGAGGACAAAGATTGTAACTTTTGTAGCTGTTGCATACATGTTGTTGTTAATGATGGCCTTGATTATTCAGACTAGAAAATGTAAGCGTGATGCAAGAAGGATTTGTATTACCTATGGGCCTATGGAGGAAAGGGATAGGATTAGACTAGAATATCCAAACAACAAAATTTGGAAGGATGATACAACTTGTCTGAACATGTTAAGACTTAACAGAGACAAGTATTTCTGGTTTTGCAAACTTTTTAGAGATCATGGTTTACTTAAAGATACCATCCACTTGTGTGTTGAGCAACAAGTGGGTATGTTTCTAAACACTGTGGGACATAACCTTAGAAATAGGTTTGTTGGAACTAATTTTGATAGATCGGGAGAAACAGTGAGCCGCTATTTCAACAAAGTATTACGTGCTATTGGTGAGCTACGAGGGGAACTAATTAGGCCCCCATCTATGGACATACCACGCAAAATTGCAGGGAGCTCCAGATGGGATCCTTACTTTAAG GATTGTATTGGAGCAATTGACGGTACACATGTGAGAGCATCTGTACCTAAGGATATTGAGCATGCCTTTCATGGTAGGAAATCCTTTGCCACACAAAATGTAATGGCAGTCGTAGATTTTGATCTACGATTCACCTATGTCTTGGCTGGTTGGGAGGGGACAGCACATGATGCTCTAGTTTTACGAGATGGTTTAGAACATGAGAATGGCCTTCGTGTTCCACAAG GAAAATTCTACCTAGTGGATGCTGGATATGGAGCCAAACCTAGATTTCTACCCCCTTTTCGTGGTGTCCAGTACCACTTGAATGAGTGGGGAACTAATCCAGTGCAAAATGAGAAGGAATTATTCAACCTTAGGCACTCATCTCTTCGTGTGATAGTAGAGCGTGCTTTTGGGGCACTAAAGCGAAGATTCAAAATTCTTGATGATGCTACCCCGTTCTTCCCTTTTCCAACACAAGTAGATATTGTTTGTGCTTGCTGCATCATTCACAATTGGGTCATACAAGATGGGAATGATGA CTATAACCATGCTTCAACACACATTGGCCAAGCAAATGAGCATGCTGCTATGGTTAATTTTAGGCAGCAACTAGCAGATCAAATGTAG